A region from the Haloarcula limicola genome encodes:
- a CDS encoding diacylglycerol/lipid kinase family protein, with protein sequence MQVGSRRCILNPVSGDGEHADYVERLMEARGFAVERTEGAGDAIEMGREAGEAEASEVAVCGGDGTINEVLRGLHRADHLGEVTLSVIPAGTANLLAGTIGVTDDEHGVEVADTGTVRSVDVGFADDEPFLVSCIAGLTADASVAASSELKERFGTLAFLLSGAQEAIEFDGLDISLEAIGEDGPVRWSGEVVCLLVGNARKFVERGGQANMEDGLLDVAIVERMPTGNLVAEAIGHRLLATETEGVTHVRARDISIESREEAVSFSRDGELAEHEALDISVGERTLDLRVGSEYVPDPE encoded by the coding sequence ATGCAAGTCGGTTCGCGTCGGTGTATCCTCAACCCCGTCAGCGGCGACGGCGAGCACGCCGACTACGTCGAGCGATTGATGGAGGCCCGCGGGTTCGCCGTCGAGCGGACCGAGGGCGCGGGCGACGCCATCGAGATGGGACGCGAGGCCGGCGAAGCCGAGGCCAGCGAAGTGGCGGTCTGTGGCGGCGACGGCACCATCAACGAGGTGTTGCGCGGCCTCCATCGGGCCGACCACTTAGGCGAGGTGACGCTGAGCGTGATCCCCGCTGGAACGGCGAACCTGCTCGCGGGGACCATCGGCGTGACGGACGACGAGCACGGCGTCGAGGTGGCCGACACCGGGACGGTCCGCAGCGTCGACGTGGGGTTCGCCGACGACGAACCGTTCCTCGTCTCCTGTATCGCGGGCCTGACCGCCGACGCCAGCGTCGCGGCCTCCAGCGAACTCAAGGAGCGCTTCGGGACGCTCGCCTTCCTGCTCTCGGGCGCACAGGAGGCCATCGAGTTCGACGGGCTGGATATCTCGCTGGAGGCCATCGGCGAGGACGGCCCGGTCCGGTGGTCCGGCGAAGTGGTCTGTCTGCTGGTCGGCAACGCTCGGAAGTTCGTCGAGCGCGGCGGGCAGGCCAACATGGAGGACGGCCTGCTGGACGTCGCGATCGTCGAGCGGATGCCGACCGGCAACCTCGTCGCCGAGGCCATCGGCCACCGGCTGCTGGCGACCGAGACGGAGGGCGTCACGCACGTCCGCGCTCGCGACATCTCCATCGAGAGCCGCGAGGAAGCGGTGTCGTTCAGCCGCGACGGCGAGCTCGCCGAACACGAGGCACTCGACATCTCGGTGGGCGAGCGCACGCTGGACCTGCGCGTCGGCTCCGAGTACGTGCCGGATCCCGAGTGA
- a CDS encoding HTH domain-containing protein produces MSPPGREVQYTESDVIEVFKDRDDYAEPLTASEVADRLGCSRRTALNKLHSLEDETDITSKKVGGRSRVWWIPVRTD; encoded by the coding sequence ATGTCACCACCCGGACGTGAGGTCCAATACACCGAATCGGACGTCATCGAGGTGTTCAAGGACCGGGACGACTACGCCGAACCGCTGACCGCCTCGGAGGTCGCCGATCGACTCGGCTGTTCCCGTCGGACCGCCCTGAACAAACTCCACAGCCTCGAAGACGAGACCGACATCACGAGCAAGAAAGTCGGCGGCCGCTCGCGCGTGTGGTGGATCCCCGTGCGCACGGACTGA
- a CDS encoding aryl-sulfate sulfotransferase: protein MTDSRRLSAGLAVLTLLFAFLLATSYASAQLSGDEIRGDPAVERALQTGERDPVVGPRDNLTVVATDSTAFTSDQGDSARKRAELVAFAPDGSIYYANDSHTRYWDVDPVPGTNATVEYVYAQHLTPEQCDAETVCTRNGVERANLTTGEVTSIYSRITPGKHSTRWHDVDRLGEDRLLVADIDRDRAYVVNTTTGLVEWSWDAQADYNTSSGGPYPSDWTHLNDVEYVEIDGRPTVMASLRNQDQVVFIDMERGLREDWTLGEDGDHDTLYEQHNPDFIPAERGGPAVLVADSENGRVLEYQREDGEWVRSWEWKDSRLTWVRDADRLPNGHTLMADSNGDRVLEVDESGEVVWSADIGFPYEAERFGTGDESAGGRSAAALGLPDRTPNASDRGSVGRVKAALPQKVVNGVAYLLPGWMGTLDVVSVLGLLVTAPLLLAVEWRRRDLSVSVRSPLQFRKR from the coding sequence ATGACCGATAGCAGGCGTCTCAGCGCTGGACTTGCTGTCCTGACGCTGTTATTTGCGTTTCTCTTAGCTACCAGTTACGCCAGCGCACAGCTGAGCGGCGACGAGATCCGCGGCGATCCGGCGGTCGAGCGCGCGCTCCAGACCGGCGAGCGCGACCCGGTCGTGGGCCCGCGCGACAACCTCACCGTCGTCGCCACGGACTCGACGGCCTTCACGAGCGACCAGGGCGACAGCGCCCGCAAGCGCGCCGAGCTCGTCGCGTTCGCCCCCGACGGCAGCATCTACTACGCGAACGACAGCCACACTCGCTACTGGGACGTGGACCCCGTGCCGGGGACCAACGCCACCGTCGAGTACGTCTACGCCCAGCACCTCACGCCCGAGCAGTGCGACGCCGAGACGGTCTGTACCCGCAACGGCGTCGAGCGCGCGAACCTGACGACCGGCGAGGTGACCTCGATATATAGCCGCATCACGCCCGGGAAGCACTCGACGCGCTGGCACGACGTCGACCGGCTCGGCGAGGACCGCCTGCTGGTCGCCGACATCGACCGCGATCGGGCCTACGTCGTCAACACGACGACCGGGCTCGTCGAGTGGTCCTGGGACGCCCAGGCGGACTACAACACCTCCAGCGGCGGCCCCTACCCCTCCGACTGGACGCACCTCAACGACGTCGAGTACGTCGAGATCGACGGCCGGCCGACGGTGATGGCGAGCCTGCGCAACCAGGACCAGGTCGTCTTCATCGACATGGAGCGCGGGCTGCGCGAGGACTGGACGCTCGGGGAGGACGGCGACCACGACACGCTGTACGAACAGCACAACCCCGACTTCATCCCGGCCGAGCGCGGCGGGCCCGCCGTCCTCGTCGCCGACTCCGAGAACGGTCGCGTGCTGGAGTACCAGCGCGAGGACGGCGAGTGGGTCCGCTCCTGGGAGTGGAAGGACTCGCGGCTGACGTGGGTCCGGGACGCCGACCGCCTCCCGAACGGCCACACGCTCATGGCCGACTCCAACGGCGACCGCGTCCTCGAAGTCGACGAGTCCGGCGAGGTGGTCTGGAGCGCCGACATCGGCTTCCCCTACGAGGCGGAGCGCTTCGGCACCGGTGACGAGAGCGCGGGCGGGCGGAGCGCCGCCGCGCTCGGGCTCCCCGACCGGACGCCGAACGCCAGCGACCGCGGGTCGGTCGGTCGGGTGAAGGCCGCCCTGCCCCAGAAGGTCGTCAACGGCGTGGCCTACCTCCTGCCCGGCTGGATGGGGACCCTCGACGTCGTCTCGGTGCTGGGACTGCTCGTCACCGCACCGCTGTTGCTGGCCGTCGAGTGGCGACGACGCGACCTCTCGGTGAGCGTCCGCTCGCCGCTTCAGTTCCGGAAACGATGA
- a CDS encoding glycosyltransferase family 39 protein gives MTGDTTSTDAVSAGSATPDSTAADARATDGATTESAPGRLRRALRPSPLSERDWPWLAWPLLVGLVVTAIYVATNAYPAFGAGLYTLTADAIRANGYALPATVPHYGPRGVPLAYPPLVFYALAVLRDLGAPTFATAMYLPPLITVAALVPAYLLGRDLLGDRRAGTAVALLVGLNPQVLQWHISAGGLVRAPAFLLALCGAYAALRIFRDGETAWVPVGLLGFVLVALTHPTYTLFVVLTYLLFWAGYDRSPLGLARGAVVGLGGALLVSPWLATVASTHGPGVFTGAAGTHGGVGGGLTQLLQYGPSFALLPVAAAVVLLLTRHRVVGVWTLAVWLAFAQSRFTYAVGAVAVVASVVVLTDRYGGGVGATVNANVGTAGRVAVAALLVVSAAGVAGIGYEFAGPDGTTPEFVDDRDVAAMEWAAEETPPDATFVVLGDAAEWFPAVAERTILVSPWGAEWRGPDTYGPHLGAFKNVSRCQSASCVERSLSAVDARPDYLYVPKESYTVRGHDEQNVGTLDRSLALSGRYEPVFENEGVVVFRRTASD, from the coding sequence ATGACGGGTGACACGACCTCCACGGACGCGGTGAGCGCCGGTTCGGCGACGCCGGACTCGACGGCCGCAGACGCGAGGGCGACCGACGGAGCGACGACCGAGAGCGCCCCCGGGCGGCTGCGGCGAGCGCTCCGGCCCTCGCCCCTCTCCGAGCGGGACTGGCCGTGGCTCGCGTGGCCGCTGCTGGTCGGGCTCGTCGTGACGGCTATCTACGTCGCCACGAACGCCTACCCGGCCTTCGGTGCGGGGCTCTACACGCTCACCGCCGACGCGATCCGGGCGAACGGCTACGCGCTGCCGGCGACGGTGCCGCACTACGGGCCGCGCGGGGTCCCGCTGGCCTATCCGCCGCTGGTGTTCTACGCGCTCGCGGTGCTTCGGGACCTCGGCGCGCCGACGTTCGCCACGGCGATGTACCTCCCGCCGCTGATCACGGTCGCGGCGCTCGTCCCCGCGTATCTCTTGGGCCGCGACCTCCTCGGCGACCGCCGCGCGGGGACGGCCGTCGCCCTCTTGGTCGGGCTGAACCCGCAGGTGCTCCAGTGGCACATCTCGGCCGGGGGCCTCGTCCGCGCGCCCGCCTTCCTCCTCGCGCTCTGCGGGGCCTACGCCGCGCTCCGCATCTTCCGCGACGGCGAGACGGCGTGGGTCCCCGTCGGCCTCCTCGGGTTCGTGCTGGTCGCGCTGACCCACCCCACCTACACGCTGTTCGTCGTCCTGACGTACCTCCTGTTCTGGGCCGGCTACGACCGGTCGCCGCTCGGCCTCGCGCGGGGCGCGGTCGTCGGCCTCGGCGGCGCGTTGCTCGTCTCGCCGTGGCTGGCGACCGTCGCGAGCACGCACGGGCCGGGCGTGTTCACCGGAGCCGCGGGCACCCACGGCGGCGTCGGCGGCGGGCTGACACAGCTCCTGCAGTACGGTCCGTCGTTCGCGCTGCTCCCCGTCGCGGCCGCCGTCGTCCTGCTCCTGACGCGCCACCGCGTCGTCGGCGTCTGGACGCTGGCCGTCTGGCTGGCGTTCGCCCAGTCCCGGTTCACCTACGCCGTCGGAGCCGTCGCGGTGGTCGCGTCGGTGGTCGTCCTCACCGACCGGTACGGCGGGGGCGTGGGCGCGACCGTGAACGCGAACGTCGGGACGGCCGGCCGAGTCGCCGTCGCCGCGCTCCTCGTCGTCTCCGCCGCCGGCGTGGCCGGCATCGGCTACGAGTTCGCCGGGCCGGACGGGACGACCCCGGAGTTCGTCGACGACCGCGACGTGGCGGCGATGGAGTGGGCCGCCGAGGAGACGCCGCCCGACGCGACGTTCGTCGTCCTCGGGGACGCCGCGGAATGGTTCCCGGCCGTCGCCGAGCGGACCATCCTCGTCTCGCCGTGGGGCGCGGAGTGGCGCGGCCCGGACACCTACGGTCCCCACCTCGGCGCGTTCAAGAACGTCTCGCGGTGTCAGTCCGCCAGTTGCGTCGAGCGCTCGCTCTCGGCCGTCGACGCCCGCCCCGACTACCTCTACGTGCCCAAAGAGTCCTACACGGTCCGTGGCCACGACGAGCAGAACGTCGGGACGCTCGACCGCTCGCTCGCGCTCAGCGGCCGCTACGAACCCGTCTTCGAGAACGAGGGCGTCGTCGTCTTCCGTCGGACGGCGTCGGACTGA
- a CDS encoding 2-oxo acid dehydrogenase subunit E2, which translates to MSGSGTDGGRVSPQQQLTADYMRMAGRRSNVHGLVEVDVTDARERIRAIEAETGTKLSFTAFVVACLAATVREQPHVQRYRDWGGRVHEFEDVDVNVLVERETDGERIGVPHVVRRANRRSVRSIHEEIRRVEADATAHPEPGLERLARRLPGVLRRQIWRLPRWFPGRWKALAGTVAVTSVGMFGTGSGWAVSPTNYTLQLTVGGIGTKPRLIDGELRSRELLSLTVTVDHDVVDGGAAARFVQRLGERLEGCHGLDTDATQ; encoded by the coding sequence ATGAGCGGTAGCGGCACCGACGGCGGGCGCGTCTCCCCACAGCAGCAGTTGACGGCGGACTACATGCGGATGGCGGGACGCAGGAGCAACGTCCACGGACTCGTCGAGGTCGACGTCACCGACGCCAGAGAGCGCATCCGAGCTATCGAAGCGGAGACCGGGACGAAGCTCTCGTTCACCGCGTTCGTCGTCGCCTGTCTGGCCGCCACCGTCCGGGAACAGCCCCACGTCCAACGGTATCGCGATTGGGGGGGACGGGTCCACGAGTTCGAGGACGTCGACGTGAACGTCCTCGTCGAACGGGAGACCGACGGCGAGCGCATCGGCGTCCCGCACGTCGTTCGGCGGGCGAACCGACGGTCGGTCCGGTCGATTCACGAGGAGATCCGGCGCGTCGAGGCGGACGCGACGGCCCACCCAGAGCCCGGACTGGAACGGCTCGCGCGCCGCCTCCCGGGCGTGCTGCGTCGCCAGATCTGGCGGCTCCCCAGGTGGTTCCCGGGACGGTGGAAGGCCCTCGCCGGCACCGTCGCGGTCACCTCCGTCGGCATGTTCGGCACCGGAAGCGGCTGGGCCGTCAGTCCCACGAACTACACCCTCCAACTCACCGTCGGCGGCATCGGCACTAAACCCCGCCTGATCGATGGCGAACTCCGGTCCCGGGAGCTCTTGAGCCTGACCGTCACCGTCGACCACGACGTCGTCGACGGCGGGGCGGCCGCCCGGTTCGTCCAACGTCTCGGCGAACGTCTGGAGGGCTGTCACGGCCTCGATACGGACGCCACACAGTAG
- a CDS encoding phosphatase PAP2 family protein: MSLATVLAEVVVVVATALSLASVAVVGPEGIRAAAADFPQRLRDAARPLAVLGAMLALNSVVRDVGVELSWLIGLNITDTIYAIEGSFVAALQSLMTPWSTPYFGYVYIYGYVFLLVFPILLGIFADDDSVLRRTALAYTVNYGGGILCYLLFVAYGPRNYMPELVEPLLFDTLPRFQLLTSRVNANTNVFPSLHTSLSVTVALLSVHTRERFPRWTPVAVFLAASVVLSTMILGIHWGTDVVAGALLGALAVRVATRSRFR; the protein is encoded by the coding sequence ATGAGCCTGGCCACCGTCCTCGCCGAGGTCGTCGTCGTCGTGGCCACCGCCCTCTCGCTGGCGTCGGTGGCCGTCGTCGGTCCCGAGGGCATCAGAGCGGCGGCGGCCGACTTCCCGCAGCGGCTCCGCGACGCCGCTCGACCGCTCGCGGTCCTGGGGGCGATGCTGGCGCTGAACAGCGTCGTCCGCGACGTGGGCGTCGAGCTCTCCTGGCTCATCGGTCTCAACATCACCGACACCATCTACGCCATCGAGGGGTCGTTCGTCGCCGCGCTCCAGTCGCTCATGACGCCGTGGTCGACGCCGTACTTCGGCTACGTCTACATCTACGGCTACGTCTTCCTGCTGGTGTTCCCGATCCTCCTGGGTATCTTCGCCGACGACGACTCTGTCCTCCGACGGACGGCGCTCGCCTACACCGTCAACTACGGCGGCGGCATCCTCTGTTACCTCCTGTTCGTGGCATACGGGCCGCGAAACTACATGCCGGAACTCGTCGAGCCGCTGCTGTTCGATACGCTCCCGCGATTCCAACTGCTCACGAGCCGGGTCAACGCCAACACGAACGTCTTCCCGTCGCTGCACACCTCGCTTTCGGTGACCGTCGCGCTGCTCTCGGTCCACACCCGCGAGCGCTTCCCGCGCTGGACGCCGGTCGCGGTGTTCCTCGCGGCCAGCGTCGTCCTCTCGACGATGATCCTCGGCATCCACTGGGGGACCGACGTCGTCGCCGGCGCCTTGCTCGGCGCGCTCGCCGTCCGGGTCGCGACGCGGTCGCGGTTCCGGTAG
- a CDS encoding ABC transporter substrate-binding protein — translation MTSRSPRPGSGVTRRALLAGLTAGATGTSGCVTRLRTLANRQQPDPISLSVKCLPVDEDPYSIAIARQVAEWFGTAGIDTTVQPMTAEELYRQTLVNHEFDVFVGQYPSHTVRPDALYPLLHSRFSVEPGWQNPFGYTNLTVDDLLTEQRRTSGERRAEAVSEIQRHLVRECPFVVVGFPDVIRAASNERFTGWRSMAGLSPLHLLSLDRRDLSATTLRATTPDMRPTTNLNPLVASFRRSGSVTELIYDSLARRYRGDLHPWAAAEFEWTAENPPVVRATLREDQTWHDGEPLTADDVEFTYALLADTSLGSFDEPVPPLRFRGRASLVESATALDDRTVEIEFGECTPEVATRALTVPLLAEHVWEDRAARADVSGLNLGSATTEALVASAVPPVGSGPLEFESAAGRESLTLSRFEDHFLERPDQTQLPGPIAGGVPFEEFELRFVGSDASAVDLVANGEADFTSVGVGPDLVRTIGKQQHLTLAVDQTDSFYFLGFNARRTPLSNPRFRHLLSRLLDRKTVAESVFNDYVTPAVSPLAGTDWLPSDLAWDEDHPVTSFLGSGGSVNKLRAREAFRDAGYRYDERHRLLRV, via the coding sequence ATGACCTCCCGCAGCCCCCGCCCCGGAAGCGGGGTCACGCGCCGGGCGTTACTGGCAGGGCTGACCGCGGGAGCCACGGGGACGAGCGGCTGTGTGACGCGTCTGCGGACGCTGGCCAACCGGCAGCAGCCCGACCCCATCTCCCTCTCGGTGAAGTGTCTCCCGGTCGACGAGGACCCGTACTCGATCGCCATCGCCCGCCAGGTCGCCGAGTGGTTCGGGACGGCGGGCATCGACACCACCGTCCAACCGATGACCGCCGAGGAGCTGTACCGCCAGACGCTCGTCAACCACGAGTTCGACGTGTTCGTCGGGCAGTACCCCTCACACACCGTTCGACCGGACGCGCTATACCCGCTGTTGCACTCTCGGTTCTCGGTCGAACCGGGCTGGCAGAACCCCTTCGGGTACACGAACCTCACGGTCGACGACCTGCTGACCGAGCAGCGCCGAACGTCGGGCGAGCGTCGGGCCGAGGCCGTCTCGGAGATACAGCGCCACCTCGTCAGGGAGTGCCCGTTCGTCGTCGTCGGCTTCCCGGACGTCATCAGGGCGGCCAGCAACGAGCGGTTCACCGGGTGGCGCTCGATGGCCGGTCTCTCGCCGCTTCACCTGCTGTCGCTCGACCGCCGCGACCTCTCGGCGACGACGCTCCGGGCGACGACGCCGGACATGCGGCCGACGACCAACCTCAATCCGCTGGTCGCCTCGTTCCGCCGCAGCGGCTCGGTGACGGAGCTGATCTACGACTCGCTGGCCCGCCGGTATCGCGGCGACCTCCACCCGTGGGCGGCCGCCGAGTTCGAGTGGACGGCGGAGAATCCGCCGGTGGTGCGCGCGACGCTCCGGGAGGACCAGACCTGGCACGACGGCGAGCCCCTGACCGCGGACGACGTCGAGTTCACCTACGCGCTCCTCGCGGACACCTCGCTCGGCTCGTTCGACGAGCCCGTCCCGCCGCTTCGCTTTCGCGGCCGGGCGTCGCTCGTCGAATCGGCGACGGCGCTGGACGACCGCACCGTCGAGATCGAGTTCGGCGAGTGCACGCCCGAGGTCGCGACGCGGGCGCTCACCGTCCCGCTGCTCGCCGAACACGTCTGGGAGGACCGGGCGGCCCGCGCGGACGTCAGCGGGCTCAACCTGGGGTCGGCGACGACGGAGGCCCTCGTCGCGAGCGCGGTTCCGCCGGTCGGGAGCGGCCCGCTCGAATTCGAGTCGGCGGCGGGCCGCGAGTCGCTGACGCTCTCCCGGTTCGAGGACCACTTCCTCGAACGGCCCGACCAGACGCAACTGCCCGGCCCCATCGCCGGCGGCGTCCCCTTCGAGGAGTTCGAACTGCGGTTCGTCGGTTCGGACGCCTCCGCCGTCGACTTGGTCGCGAACGGCGAGGCCGACTTCACGTCGGTCGGCGTCGGCCCCGACCTCGTCCGGACCATCGGGAAGCAACAGCACCTCACGCTGGCCGTCGACCAGACGGACTCGTTCTACTTCCTCGGGTTCAACGCGCGGCGGACGCCGCTCTCGAACCCGCGGTTCCGCCACCTCCTCTCTCGCCTGCTGGACCGCAAGACCGTCGCGGAGTCGGTGTTCAACGACTACGTCACGCCCGCGGTGAGTCCGCTCGCCGGCACCGACTGGCTCCCGTCGGACCTCGCGTGGGACGAGGACCATCCGGTCACGTCCTTCCTTGGTAGCGGCGGCTCGGTCAACAAGCTACGCGCCCGCGAGGCGTTCCGGGACGCCGGCTACCGATACGACGAACGGCACCGCCTCCTCCGAGTCTGA
- a CDS encoding AAA family ATPase: MVEVFAVASGKGGTGKTTSTVALGMALADRYDVTVVDADTGMANLLFHAGLSEAETTLHDVLADDAAIDEATYERFGMTVVPCGTSLDGFRDADPARLREVVATLAADTDVILLDSPPALDSRTAVLPIVMADRIVVVLQPTIPAISDGLKVQEYATSYGTGVAGILFNKVREDERIDDVAEKTERYFDGPTLAAIPESERAREARRAGRPLLAHAADCDAAAAYRRAADALSVDSGESGDVADRFRSAVIPETL; encoded by the coding sequence ATGGTGGAAGTGTTCGCGGTCGCCAGCGGGAAGGGGGGGACTGGCAAGACGACGAGCACGGTCGCGCTGGGGATGGCGCTCGCGGACCGCTACGACGTGACGGTGGTCGACGCGGACACGGGGATGGCCAACCTGCTCTTTCACGCCGGGCTCTCCGAGGCCGAGACGACGCTGCACGACGTGCTGGCCGACGACGCCGCGATCGACGAGGCGACCTACGAGCGCTTCGGGATGACCGTCGTCCCCTGCGGGACGAGCCTGGACGGGTTCCGTGACGCCGACCCCGCCCGCCTGCGCGAGGTGGTCGCCACGCTCGCGGCCGACACCGACGTCATCCTGCTCGACTCGCCGCCGGCGCTCGACAGCCGCACGGCGGTGCTGCCGATCGTGATGGCCGACCGCATCGTGGTCGTCCTCCAGCCGACCATCCCGGCCATCTCGGACGGCCTGAAGGTCCAGGAGTACGCGACCTCCTACGGGACCGGCGTCGCCGGCATCCTGTTCAACAAGGTCCGGGAGGACGAGCGCATCGACGACGTCGCGGAGAAGACCGAGCGCTACTTCGACGGGCCGACGCTCGCCGCGATCCCCGAGAGCGAACGGGCGCGCGAGGCCCGACGCGCGGGCCGACCCCTGCTGGCCCACGCGGCCGACTGCGACGCCGCGGCGGCCTACCGCCGGGCGGCCGACGCGCTCTCGGTCGACAGCGGGGAGTCCGGCGACGTGGCTGACCGGTTCCGCAGCGCCGTCATCCCGGAGACCCTATGA
- a CDS encoding cobyric acid synthase has protein sequence MTSSGGPAADTILVAGTASHVGKSTVAAGICRLLADRGVSVAPFKAQNMSNNARATPGGEIGVSQYVQARSARVPPTTDHNPVLLKPRGDGESQLVVDGEAVGHFAAGAYYDVHWDDALTAAREAHARLAADHDVIVAEGAGSIAEINLHDRDLANVETARFADADVLLVADIERGGVFASLVGTLKLVPEDIRERVVGAVITKFRGDESLLAPGLAAFEERTGVPILGVLPYDDPSLPEEDSMALPAVGERAVRGADDGVSESESVTVAVPRLPRISNFTDLQPLAAVPGVRVAYVPLSDSLDDADAVVLPGSKNTVDDLLALREAGFGDALSGFDGPIVGLCGGYQLLGEEIRNADVEGTSGRERVEGFGLLPVTTTFSTEKTVERVERRLRGVGPLAGANGSVEGYEIHMGDSELAGEAAQPFEGSGAATDRVLGTYLHDLFANAAARDAFVRNISEYAGTEPPTTLGDDRPSPYDRAASLLATHVDSDPLPVEW, from the coding sequence ATGACTTCGAGCGGCGGACCGGCGGCCGACACGATTCTCGTCGCGGGAACCGCTTCACACGTGGGAAAGAGTACGGTAGCGGCGGGAATCTGTCGGCTCCTCGCCGACCGCGGCGTCTCGGTCGCGCCGTTCAAGGCCCAGAACATGAGCAACAACGCGCGGGCGACGCCGGGCGGCGAGATCGGCGTCTCGCAGTACGTACAGGCCCGCTCGGCCCGCGTCCCGCCGACGACCGACCACAACCCGGTCCTGCTGAAACCGCGCGGCGACGGCGAGTCCCAACTGGTCGTCGACGGCGAGGCGGTCGGTCACTTCGCCGCCGGAGCGTACTACGACGTCCACTGGGACGACGCGCTGACGGCGGCCCGCGAGGCTCACGCTCGACTGGCCGCCGACCACGACGTGATCGTCGCCGAGGGCGCGGGTTCCATCGCCGAGATAAACCTCCACGACAGGGACCTCGCCAACGTCGAGACGGCGCGCTTCGCCGACGCCGACGTGTTACTGGTGGCGGACATCGAACGCGGCGGCGTCTTCGCCTCGCTGGTCGGCACGCTCAAACTCGTACCCGAGGATATCCGAGAGCGGGTTGTCGGGGCGGTGATCACGAAGTTCCGCGGGGACGAGTCGCTGCTCGCGCCCGGCCTCGCCGCCTTCGAGGAGCGAACCGGCGTTCCGATACTGGGCGTCCTCCCGTACGACGACCCGAGCCTCCCCGAGGAGGACAGCATGGCCCTTCCGGCCGTCGGGGAGCGCGCGGTCCGCGGCGCGGACGACGGCGTCTCGGAGAGCGAGAGCGTCACGGTCGCGGTGCCGCGACTGCCTCGCATCTCGAACTTCACGGACCTCCAGCCGCTCGCCGCGGTACCCGGCGTCCGCGTCGCCTACGTCCCGCTCTCGGACTCGCTCGACGACGCCGACGCCGTCGTCCTGCCCGGCAGCAAGAACACCGTCGACGACCTGCTGGCGCTCCGCGAGGCCGGTTTCGGCGACGCGCTCTCGGGGTTCGACGGACCGATCGTCGGTCTCTGCGGCGGCTATCAGCTACTCGGCGAGGAGATCCGGAACGCCGACGTCGAGGGGACGAGCGGCCGCGAGCGCGTCGAGGGGTTCGGCCTCCTCCCGGTGACGACGACGTTCTCGACGGAGAAGACCGTCGAGCGCGTCGAGCGACGCCTGCGCGGCGTCGGACCGTTGGCGGGTGCGAACGGGTCGGTCGAAGGGTACGAAATACACATGGGCGATTCGGAACTCGCCGGTGAAGCGGCCCAGCCGTTCGAGGGAAGCGGCGCGGCGACCGATCGCGTACTGGGCACCTACCTCCACGACCTCTTCGCGAACGCCGCGGCGCGTGATGCCTTCGTGAGAAATATATCTGAATACGCCGGAACCGAGCCGCCAACGACGCTCGGTGACGACCGTCCCTCGCCCTACGACCGGGCGGCGTCGCTCCTGGCGACACACGTCGATTCCGACCCGCTCCCCGTCGAGTGGTAG
- a CDS encoding cob(I)yrinic acid a,c-diamide adenosyltransferase encodes MSDNSAGPTAEPITPSAPEEFGLVQVWWGDGKGKTTAALGMATRAVGHGYRVHLLQFMKGGTGTVEDVRGEYNAIAALPGFSYENAGHYGWHGFMDGSDDDEHAARAQGALSRAREILDASADADLSEPLDADGPPEDGVNMLVLDEILYAANRGLVDPEDVVSLIENKPDDVELVLTGGHDSPEYVFEHADLVTEVGKIKHPLESGHSARKGTEY; translated from the coding sequence ATGAGCGACAACTCCGCCGGCCCGACGGCCGAACCGATCACGCCCAGCGCGCCCGAGGAGTTCGGTCTCGTGCAGGTGTGGTGGGGCGACGGCAAGGGGAAGACGACGGCGGCGCTGGGAATGGCGACCCGCGCCGTCGGCCACGGCTACCGCGTCCACCTCCTGCAGTTCATGAAGGGCGGCACCGGCACCGTCGAGGACGTCCGCGGCGAGTACAACGCCATCGCCGCGCTGCCGGGCTTCTCCTACGAGAACGCGGGCCACTACGGCTGGCACGGCTTCATGGACGGCAGCGACGACGACGAGCACGCCGCCCGCGCGCAGGGCGCGCTCTCTCGCGCCCGCGAGATCCTCGACGCCAGCGCCGACGCGGACCTCTCGGAACCGCTCGACGCCGACGGCCCGCCCGAGGACGGCGTGAACATGCTCGTCTTGGACGAGATCCTCTACGCCGCCAACCGCGGCCTCGTCGACCCCGAGGACGTCGTCTCGCTAATCGAGAACAAGCCCGACGACGTGGAACTCGTCCTCACGGGGGGCCACGACTCGCCCGAGTACGTCTTCGAGCATGCCGACCTCGTCACGGAAGTCGGGAAAATCAAACACCCCCTCGAATCGGGCCACTCCGCGCGGAAGGGCACCGAGTACTGA